The Paracholeplasma manati sequence TTGTAGGTACATCCCAAAATCAGCGATACCGACAGGGATTTTCCCATAACGGAAACTATTAAAGAAGCTTGGCACTTGATAAGACAAGCTGTATTCTCTGTATAAATCCGCCATAAATGTCATGGCTTGAATTGTGTTTTCATTATCAATCGCTGCGGATAAACCATCCTCAGCGTATAATTGACCACCAAATTGGAAAATGAATGGTGCTGTGGTATCAAATGATTTCAAACTGGAATTATTCGATAGTGGGACATAAAAACTCATCCCATAACGTTCCAGAATGGGTAACATCTCTAAGACATCATCCCACGTGTTTGGTACATCGAGTTCTAATTGATCTAAAATGTCTTTTCGATAAACGAGGACATAGAAGTTTTCAGTTTCAGGCAACCCAAACAATTGGTTGTTGTATATCATCGGCACCACTTGTTCTGGATTAAATACTTGAAGGGTTTGTTCAAACCCAGGCATCGAGGATAAATCGACGAGCATCCCTCGCATACCGTAATCGTTTGGAATCCACGCCGATACCCCGAGTGCCACATCGGGTTGTTGGTCAGCTGAGTTTGCGAGCAACAGTTTACCATCATCGTTCATGATGGAAACTTTGACTTTAATCCCGGTTTCCTCCGTAAATACGCCATCGGTAATACGCTGAATGAGGTCGACATATTGTCTCGAACGGTTGACCCAGACTTCGATTTCGTCATCAGCTACCCCTTCAGAATAGGATGGGTTGATAAAAGAAGCGAAAAATCGTTGGACGCCAATCGCGATGGACTCAAAGAAACGCGCATTCGGTCTTGGTAATTTTGGATCGCCATGAACAAAAAACGCATCCATGACGAGGGGTTGTTGTAAAACCACATCGATTTGACCCGAGATGAGGGTAACCGCTGACGATGACCCAGTGGATAACAAGGTTAAACGTCTTGGAATTTCATCGATGTCGTTGATGAGGGTTTGAATTTTGGATTTTGCTGCTTTTAAATCGGAAACGGTTTTGGAATCCCCTTGATACCCATAGAGTTGATCTAATGCTTCAATGACTTCTGTGAGTCCAACGGTCCAGGATTCTAAACGTGTGTAAATGTCTGGGAAATAGGCAATCATATCCCAGTCGATCGATTTATCGACATTGTTGCGGGTAAGTTTGGTTACTTCTAATCCGAATTGGGTCATTTCATCCGAAATCATGCGCATTTTTCTCGCAATATCGATGAATAGACGGCTGTCGACTTCGAGGGTGATGGTATCCCCTGGTTCTAGATAAAATAGATAAGGTTCGCCTTCTAAACTCGATAATGTCACATTTTGCCAGTTTCGACTAAACCCAAATGGTAAATGTTTGGCTTCTTCAAATGGTATTTCACCATTGATATACAATGTTCTATAGGTTGTGGTCTTTTGACGGTCTTGTCTGACTTTAAAGGTCAATTCATAATAACCCGCTGTTTCAATATCTGCGATCCAGGTGACTGCGTCACCAGGTTCTTGATAGTTTTCAGTCCCTAACACATTGAGTTTGAGTTTGGATATAGAAAATGGCAAAACCCCGATGTCTTTAGAAATCCCTCTGGTAATACTGGAGTGGTTCATTAAGAACATATCTTCTGCTTCAAATCGGTAATTAGGGGTTTGAACAAAACTGCCTTGAGGCAAATAATCACTGTAAGGTATTAATGATTGATGAGGCACCAATTCGATGGATTTCAGTTGAAGTGCCCCAGAAATCTTCTCCAATGTGATGACATCCACTGTTTCATCCAGATACACCAATAACCCTTCTGTGTATAATCGGTTCGGGTCTTTAAGCGGTTGGATGACATACGCATCGTAGGTCGCCTTTAAGACAGAAACATCGTTGCCATAACGGTCTTGTCTGACTTCATCGTCCGCCTCTACCCAATAGGTATCTAAAGAGGCTTGTGCTGCTTCTTGATAAGGCAATGCTCCATCGATTGTCATCGATAATACAATCGGTAAATAATTGTCTGATTTTGCTTGATAATTCATCACGATTTGATACAAACCAGGGGTTACCCCTGAAAGGGACAAATCGAGGAAACTTTCTGTTGTCCAATCATAAAAACCACCCACAGAAATGGCTTCACCTGGTTCTAAAATGAACGATGATGCCGGATATGAGTAGCTTTGATCATTGTCATAGGTTTGGGCATGGGCTTGTAAAAAAGCCGCGTATGTACCCGATTGTGCGGAAGTGGTATATTCGATTAACGTGGGTTTCGCAACCTCAGGGTTGAGGTTTTGGACAATGATATTGACGATCCAAATCATCAATAATAGCCCTAAAGAACCCATCATGATTTTACGCATTTTAGCTGAAATTTTCATCTTAACCTCCACAGTGTTTCATTTGAAGAAGGGGAAATCTGGACGTAGATTTCCCCTATCATTTGTCTTATCTTTGTTGAATTGCTTGATCAAACGCCGCTTTCGCTTCGTCATAAATAGCGTTTGCACGGTTATTTAAGTTTACTCTAACGTCAGCGTAAAGAACTTCACCAAAGCGTAGCTTGTTGATGATGTCTCCCATCTTGTTTTCAGCGTCATAAGTACCTTGGTAACGTGCTTGAATGTAACCAGGTAAGAATTTCGGTGGTTCAACAACGACATTACCTGCTTCAACGATGGCTCTTAAGCCTGTGAATGCTGGGTACAGTTCGAAGTAGGCATCTAATAAGTCTGCATCGTTTTGAAGCGGTGCGAAGTTGACTTGGGAAAGCCCTTCGACCGATTTGGACAATTCAATGCGTTTCAAATAACCATCTTTACCAAATCCCATCCACTTAGCCAATTCATAGGCTTCTTGAGGGTGATCAGTGTTTGAAGCGATGGTGAAGAAGTCAGCGACGATTGGCACGCGTTTGTTGCCATTGACGACAGGGGTACCAATGAAATCTAAGTCCCAAGTATAGTTACCTGTGTTGATGTTGGCTTGCATCCAACCAAAATCCCATGAATAGAACCATTTCGCAAGGATCGCACCGTTATTAAACGCTGCACCAGCGCTACCACCTTGGAAAATGGCTTCGATGTCAATACCGGAATCTTCTTTAGCTGCTTCGTATTGGAGTGCTTCTAATACAAAGGATGTGTCTGTTTGTAATGAACGATAGAAATCGATGGTGGTGGCGAATTCAGTGGAATCCAAATTGAAACCATCTTGTGTCATCGTAAACCAACCATAATCGTTATTGAGTTGGGCTGGGTACCAGTGAATGATGTGTTCGATACCTTCTAACCCGACAATACCGGTATTGGTTGTCGATGAATGGTTCGCAGCGGCTTTGGTCAATTGAATGAATTCATCGAATGTGGTCGTTGTGGTTGGCCAGTCTTGTCCACGTTGATCGTATAATGTCTTATTGACAACATAACCTGCATAGAATACAGCGTTTGGTAATGCCATGACTTTACCATTGTATGTAGCTGCACCACGAATGCCTTCAGAGACATTTAAAAACTCAGGGTCTGCATTGGCTACTTCTGTGATGTTATAAGCCCAGTCATTGACGACATAGTAAGGGATGTCATCAGCCATGAAGACATCTGGTAGACTTTCTGTGGATGCTCTAGCAGCGAGGAACTCACTCCAAGAAACGTCATTGGTGGTGCCAGGAATCTTTGGTCTTTCGATGATTTCCACATCAATGTCAGGATTGGCTTCTTCAAATGCTTCAATCATCAATCTTTCCATGTTTGGGGTTTCTGCATCAGGTGCCCCTAAATTCCAGTTGGCGTAAGTGATTTTAACTTTGCCATCTTCTGTGCCACCATTGTTACATGCAACTAACAACGTGACTGAAAACAATAAAACCATGAATACGAATACTTTTTTCATAAAAATCCTCCTTTTAAAATGTTTGACGACGGATGATTGCGAATCGTGCGTCGTATTTTTGAATTTCAGCGGTTCTACCTTCAATCGCGGAAACGATGGATTCAGCTAAATTTCTAGCCCATTCCGCACGATTGACATCAATGGTGGTCAATTCTGGTTTAATGTATTTACCCAGTTCGATGTTATCAAAGCCAATGATTTTCATGACTTTTGGAATATCCACTTTCATTTCATTCAAGTAGTTGATGACACCAATCGCCATTTCATCGTTGGCACAAAACAGTACTTCTGGCAACACATTACCCGTTTCAAAATATTCTTTGATGGCTTGATAGCCGGATTGTTCCCTAAATTGACCTTTTAACTCACAAAAGGGTTGAAGTTGATTTTCTTGAAGGGCTTTAACAAAGCCTCGGTACCGCTTGATATTATCGGGTGAGTCTTCATTCCCATGCATGAAACCAAATTTGGAAAATCCCGAGTGAATCGCCAATTTAATGACTTCATACACTGGGGTAAATCCATCCATACTTTTAACTATGATTTCTGAAGCTGGTCCATAGATTTTTCTTAAATCGATGATTGGAAAACCTTTTTTCGCAATTCGTTCCAACAAGTTCGGTTCCACAGTCGTATCCAATACAATCGCCCCATCGGCTTGTTTTTCTTGTAAGAGGTTGTGTGCAAGTTCGCCACTGCATACAATCATTTTGTAGGACAATGCTTTTAATGTGGTATGAATTTCTTCTAAGATTTCTTGATAAATCGGTCCACCAAAGTTATGAATCAAGACCAAGACATTGTTGGTTTTATTCTTTTTAAAATTTCTCGCAATCCCATTGGGCAAATAATTGATTTCCTCAGCTACCCGTAAAACCTTA is a genomic window containing:
- a CDS encoding extracellular solute-binding protein is translated as MKISAKMRKIMMGSLGLLLMIWIVNIIVQNLNPEVAKPTLIEYTTSAQSGTYAAFLQAHAQTYDNDQSYSYPASSFILEPGEAISVGGFYDWTTESFLDLSLSGVTPGLYQIVMNYQAKSDNYLPIVLSMTIDGALPYQEAAQASLDTYWVEADDEVRQDRYGNDVSVLKATYDAYVIQPLKDPNRLYTEGLLVYLDETVDVITLEKISGALQLKSIELVPHQSLIPYSDYLPQGSFVQTPNYRFEAEDMFLMNHSSITRGISKDIGVLPFSISKLKLNVLGTENYQEPGDAVTWIADIETAGYYELTFKVRQDRQKTTTYRTLYINGEIPFEEAKHLPFGFSRNWQNVTLSSLEGEPYLFYLEPGDTITLEVDSRLFIDIARKMRMISDEMTQFGLEVTKLTRNNVDKSIDWDMIAYFPDIYTRLESWTVGLTEVIEALDQLYGYQGDSKTVSDLKAAKSKIQTLINDIDEIPRRLTLLSTGSSSAVTLISGQIDVVLQQPLVMDAFFVHGDPKLPRPNARFFESIAIGVQRFFASFINPSYSEGVADDEIEVWVNRSRQYVDLIQRITDGVFTEETGIKVKVSIMNDDGKLLLANSADQQPDVALGVSAWIPNDYGMRGMLVDLSSMPGFEQTLQVFNPEQVVPMIYNNQLFGLPETENFYVLVYRKDILDQLELDVPNTWDDVLEMLPILERYGMSFYVPLSNNSSLKSFDTTAPFIFQFGGQLYAEDGLSAAIDNENTIQAMTFMADLYREYSLSYQVPSFFNSFRYGKIPVGIADFGMYLQLLNAASEIKGLWDIALVPGVEREGEIHRDMPGAQQASILFKKSQKQDDAWAFMQWWHSTETQVLFSNTLINTLGTRYLWNTANIEAFEQLNWNKAHQDIILEQWTHLREVPKIPGSYMVERELSNTLNSVVFYDANLRSTMTDSILKMNKEISRKMLEFGYINSRGESIKPFIIPNRSIVEGWVNDHE
- a CDS encoding ABC transporter substrate-binding protein, whose protein sequence is MKKVFVFMVLLFSVTLLVACNNGGTEDGKVKITYANWNLGAPDAETPNMERLMIEAFEEANPDIDVEIIERPKIPGTTNDVSWSEFLAARASTESLPDVFMADDIPYYVVNDWAYNITEVANADPEFLNVSEGIRGAATYNGKVMALPNAVFYAGYVVNKTLYDQRGQDWPTTTTTFDEFIQLTKAAANHSSTTNTGIVGLEGIEHIIHWYPAQLNNDYGWFTMTQDGFNLDSTEFATTIDFYRSLQTDTSFVLEALQYEAAKEDSGIDIEAIFQGGSAGAAFNNGAILAKWFYSWDFGWMQANINTGNYTWDLDFIGTPVVNGNKRVPIVADFFTIASNTDHPQEAYELAKWMGFGKDGYLKRIELSKSVEGLSQVNFAPLQNDADLLDAYFELYPAFTGLRAIVEAGNVVVEPPKFLPGYIQARYQGTYDAENKMGDIINKLRFGEVLYADVRVNLNNRANAIYDEAKAAFDQAIQQR
- a CDS encoding LacI family DNA-binding transcriptional regulator, which produces MATIKDVAKQAGVSIATVSYVMNNDPRIKKETADKVLRVAEEINYLPNGIARNFKKNKTNNVLVLIHNFGGPIYQEILEEIHTTLKALSYKMIVCSGELAHNLLQEKQADGAIVLDTTVEPNLLERIAKKGFPIIDLRKIYGPASEIIVKSMDGFTPVYEVIKLAIHSGFSKFGFMHGNEDSPDNIKRYRGFVKALQENQLQPFCELKGQFREQSGYQAIKEYFETGNVLPEVLFCANDEMAIGVINYLNEMKVDIPKVMKIIGFDNIELGKYIKPELTTIDVNRAEWARNLAESIVSAIEGRTAEIQKYDARFAIIRRQTF